The Callospermophilus lateralis isolate mCalLat2 chromosome 18, mCalLat2.hap1, whole genome shotgun sequence nucleotide sequence GCACAGGCCTGAATTTGAATCCCTTTTCTGCCATGtaatagctgtgtgaccttgggcgagTGACTCCACCCATCTGGTGCCTTTAAACGGGAATAGGGCACAGAGATGGAATCCATGCACAGAGATGCACAGAAAATTAGGAATGCTACTTTCTGCTCTGGGGATGGAGTGGTGGGAAGGGAACAGGGAAAGTCTTTGCCACTGTTAGAGCCAGTGTCCTTGGCAGGGAGAGTGGCCTGGGTACAGGTGATAACAGGACCCAAGCACAAGGGAAGGCTCACCACTTTTGCCACCAGAAAAATGACATCTGACTCACAATGAGATACTACTCCCCGCCTACCAAGAAGGCTATCACCGAAATGATGGACAAGCTGGGTGCCATGGtgcaggcctgtgatcccagaaattcaggaggttaaggcaggaggattgcaagttggaggccagcctgggcaccctagggagaccctgtctcaaaaaaaaaaaaaagctacggaTGTGGCACAGgagttattgcccctgggttcaatcaccaggaacaaatgtaaataaataagtaaaaagggctgggatgtagctcagtggtaaagcacctgtgGTCCAATCtccataccacacacacacacacaaaaagtcaaCTGTAGAGCTGTCACATGACCCAGTGATTCTGCTTCTCGGTATGTACTcgtgagaaatgaaaacatactcCACATAAAAACTCAGACACAAGTATCATGGTGGTGTCCTTTAGCCAGCAAGGGAAGCCATCCAGATACCCTCCGCCAAtgcctggctcttttttttttgtactgggatttgaactcaggggcactacaccactgagccacatccccagccctattttgtattttatttagagacagggtctcgctgagttgctttaaacttgagatcctcctgtcttagcctccccagccactaggattacaggcatgtgccaccatgtcatgTGCAACATGACATTTCTGATACCAGATATCTGGAGGTTTCCCAGACAACAGGCAGTTCTCACGGGGACACCAACTGGGTGTCCTATGGGTTAACTCAGTTCTGCCACTACCTCCTTGGAGACAGCATCAGATCCCAcaggtgccccccccccccagggccCGGCCCCACCCTAACCTGCCTGAGGAATAAATCAGAAGTTCCCTGGACCCCCTCCTTAGGTTCAATTAATTTACCCAAGCAGATcacagatctcagagaaataaattttgtttactggtttatcttatttatttttttaaacattttattagtaccatatttctattttttttttttagatttttttgtaatgttagatggacagaatgccttgattttatttgttcagttatatatggtgctaaggattgaacccagtgcctcacacatgccaggcgagcgctctgccactgagccacagcccagccccagTTTAGGGGTTTCTTAATGAGGACTATGGGAGAGGACCTAGGACCTAGGTGGATACCTGGATGAAGAGGTGCGCGGGGCTGAGAAGGCAGGATGGGCTCCCTGTGCTCTGAACGCCACCCTCTGGGAGCCCACATGTGTGCAGCCATCAGGAAGCTCCCTGGACCCGGTCCTTTGAAGGCCTATGGGGGCCTCACTGCCCAGGCATGATGGGTGACGTCACTGGCCACTGCTGATCAACTCTGCCCTCAGCCCCTCTCCTCCCCTGAGTCGGGGTGGGGCTGAAAACCTCAGCCCTCTAGTCCCTGATTGGCTGCCTGGCCACCATCCCCCATGCTGGGGCCAGGAGGGGCCACCCAAGCACCTCACTGAAAacaagatgctcccaattcccaggAATTAGGAAGGATTTAGAGCTCCGTGTCAGATGTTATCGCTCCGGAAATTCCAAAGGTCTTAGGAGCTCGGTACAGTCAGGAATCCGGGTCAGAGACCAAATGTCAGAACAAAAGTCTCTCTCAGTGCCCTGTCTGGAGGGCTTCAGGAGCTGCGGGACTGGACTCAGGGACAGAGACCAAACACAgatctcttttttccttcctttctctttctttgttgtactaagaattgagcccaggggcactgtaccactgagctccacctccagcccttttgattttgagacagggatttGGCAAGTTGCTTGCTAGGGCTGGTcttcaacttgtgatccccctgcctcagcctcctgagtagctgggatacaGAAGTGTGCCACCCCACCTGGTCCAAGCACATATTTTTTATCAGGTCACAGCATAAGACCATGTGGCCCTCATAGGCTCTTGATCTCTTTGCAGCATTCTCAACACTGAGACCCGTGCCAGGTGCCCACTCCATAGAGTATGTTTTAAATGGATTAATTAGGATTAGGATTTATCTTAATCAAAGAATTTCAGTCTTGGGCTATCGCCCGTGTTCAGGGTAAAGTGTGAGGGGCGTTGGGAGAGAAGGGCCTGGCACTAAGCAGTTGCCAGTCTGTGTGGAGGGTGTCAGGCCATGGGGAGGAGCTTGGGCTTCCTCCTAAGGGTACTGGGGAGCCATGGTGGGGTTTGGAGTGGGAAAAAGGGAGAGGCAGATCTGTGCTGCGCTgggagtgcagctcagtggtggagccttGCCTGGCCTGTGAgaagctctgggtttaatccccagcaccacagggaAAAAAGGGTCTCTCTGGCTGCCATTTGAAGGGTAGTCAGGAGGGGACAACACTCGCAGGAGTCCAGGAGGGGCAAGGTGGGGACCTGGGCAGGGGCTATGCAGGAGAGGAGGGGGGACATTCATGAGGCATGTTTAGAAGGTACAGGTCCCACCTGAGTAGGGGACAGAGGAGCATCCAGGACAAGCCTCCATCTCTGCACAGTATGGCTGTCTCAGATGAGGGCAGGAGGAGGGGCAGGTGTGGACGAGGCTGAGGTGGATGTCCAAGGgcctgtgtcctgcaggccatggGACACATGGATTGAGGCTGGAGACAGACTGTGAGCCCTTTAGTAAAGGCCACTAGCTGAGGTGCAAGCTTATAAGCctcctgctcaggaggctgaggcaggaggatctcagctttgaggccagcctcagaaacttagcaaggacctgtctcaaagtaaaaaagaatttaaaaggggctgggggtgtagctcagtggtagagggcttgcctagcatgaggggGGGCCCTGGTTCCATGCCCAGTactgtaaaagaaaataaatgaatgggtGCAGGCAGGCCAACCTGCCCAGGCTGGGGAGGGGGAGAGTTGTGTGGGGGGTTAGGGGGTAAAGACCCAGGTGTGAGGTGTGAGGTGGAGGCAggtggagggtggaggagggggaagggGTGGCGGAGGGACCCTGCCTGGCCGCTGGCCCTGGTCCAGGGTCATCCTGTGGAtggctcctgctcttcctccctcccaGAGGGGCAACCCCGTGCTGAAGTTCGTGCGCAATGTGCCCTGGGAATTTGGTGAAGTCGTCCCCGACTACGTGCTGGGCCAGAGCACCTGTGCCCTCTTCCTCAGGTGAGCTCCGGGGCTTGGGGCACGGACTGCCCTTCAGGAGGGCTGCCCGGGAGGCCTGGAGTGTTGTGACCTAGCATTCTGGGCCATTCCACAGGAGACCTCTGCTCAGTCCTGCTGGCCCTGGGCCTCGTGTGGCCCTGTGTCGGAGGAAGGAGTCCTGGCCTGGGGGGGCCCAGAGCAGAGAGAGCAGGGCCTGGACCCCTGTCTGAGGCTGGGCCTGGGGCCCTGGGCATGAGGGAGGAGGGCTAAGGCCTGAAttcctgggtctgagggaggaagGTCAGGGTCACTCATGCCCCAGACATACCTGGCGAGTTGACAAGAGATGGATTTCTCTAAGCTCTATCTCAGTTAAACAAGTTCCCCTTCCAGCCTGGGCCCCTCTGCGGATGGACGGACAGAGGAGTTGAAACTCCCCGATCCTGTCCTCTCTGCAGGCTGGAGGGTGACAGGCGCTGGGGGCGATGGCTCTAGTCCTAGGTGGAGAAGCCCACTCCTGTCCGTGCTCTGCGGCCATCTGGGTAGCATCCCGTGGCCCTGTGCATGTACTCTGGGGTGCCTGATCCTGTCCTCCTGAAGCCCAGGTCTCCTCCCTGCTCAGTGAAGAAGCCAGGGGTCCATCTGCCAGGAAGCCATGGCCAGGCCGCCGTCCTTGACGCTCGCCTTCTTTGCAAGCCACTTAATGTCGTGGGCCTTGCCCCTAGCCAGGCAGTTGGCCCATGCTGCGCTCATGGTGGCTGGTGTCCAGGCCACGGGGCAAGGAGTGCAGAAGGGGCTTCTGGGTTCTCAACCCACCATCTCCCCGCCCTGCCAGCCTCCGCTACCACAACCTCCACCCAGACTACATCCATGAGCGACTGCAGAGCCTGGGGAAGACCTTCGCCTTGCGCATCCTGCTGGTCCAGGTGGACGTGGTAAGCAGGGTCACACACCTCAGTCAGCCTCACCCTCCCCTACTGTGAAATGGGTGGTTTCGAGCCTCGCCATTATGAAGTGGACTGTTGAATCTTTTCCAAGAAGAAAGGCACGTTAAAACCTCAGTAAGGCCGGGAGTGATGGTgtgcgcctgtaatcccagcagctccgaaggctgaggcaggaggattgcaagttcaaaggcagcctcagcatcttagtgaagccctaaccaacatagtgagactcttaaaatgaaaaataaaaagggctgtggatgtggttcattgtttaagcgcccctgggttcaatccccaaggaGCGCTCAGTGAGGAACCATTTTTCATATCTGAGATTGACGCAGGTTACTAACACCCTGTGTTGGCAGAGAGGTGGGACCATAAGATGATCTGGCTCCTTCACACCCCATCAGCCAGTCCCAGACCTCTGCCTCCTAAATATCTCAAGTCTACTTCGTCTTCTGTCCCTGCAGCCCTTACCCCAATCTAACCCCTCGTCTCCTGCCTGGGTCCCTGTCCCTGCCTCCTTCCTGGTTTTATGGCCTCAGTCTTGACCCTTCCTGTCCTTACAGTGGCCAGAGAGGTCTTCCTAAAGAATACACCCCAGGTCAACGCTCCCTCCCTCCACTCTCCCCCATGTCTCCCGGGTCCCCAGGGCCTTTCCGTAGCCCTGAGGCCTTGCACCACCCGTGGTCCCCAGCTCTCCAGACTCACCTGCAAGCTCCCCTTCGCCACCTCCTCAGTCCACCCCGAATAGAGCGGGTCTGAGTTCTCCCACCCTCTCCCCTCCTTTCTGTGCCTGGAATTCCCGTCCTGCTGTCTGTGCTTCCTTTTcctggcctcctcctcctccaggaagccaccCGTGACCACTCCAGGTCCTCATTCTCTGGGGACAGGTCTGTTCCCCTCATTAGACTAGGAGCCCAGGAGGGCAGAGCCCTGTGTGTGAGTCGCTGCTGGGTCCTAGGGGGCCAGCACCCTGTGGGGGTTCAGAGGGTGAGTGAAAGGCTCTCCCCACCTTGAGCTCTGTGTGTCCAGACGGGAAGTCCCGCTTTCTGCCAGCTCCCTAATTCTGACTTTCTTCTTCGCCAGAAAGATCCCCAGCAGGCCCTCAAGGAACTGGCCAAGATGTGCATCTTGGCCGACTGCACTCTGATCCTGGCCTGGAGGTGAGACTGGGCCCCGCTCCCCTCCCAGGCCCTGCTCCTCTCCCCTACCTCCCTGCCACTCAGCCTTCCCTCCTTGTCCCTGGACACCCTGTGTGAGCCTGGTCCAGGCACTGCCCCCCTCCGGGCCTCGGTATCCTCACCTGTGCACTGAGGTCCTCACTTCTTTCTTGGGGAGGTGCGGTCGCAGCCTGATGTGGGTCCCATGCTCGGGACAGTGTTAGGCGTTTCTGAGTTAGACGTGAAATCTGGCCTGGGCACCTAAAGACCATTGACATTGGCTTTCCAATGGGAAAATGGATCCCTTCCTCACACCATAAGCAGAATTAAACCCTAATGAGGTTTATAGCTCTTTTTCTATGTGTGGCGTTGAGGATGgaaccagggtctcatgcatgcataCGGAGTCACTCCTTCCAACCCTGTAGCTTTAAACTCAAAAAGAAAAACTACAATAAAAAtgttatgattcttttttttcttttttttttttttggtactggggattaatcccagcagcacttaaccactgagccccagtcctgttttatttagacagagtctcactgagttgcttagggcttcactaagttgctgaggctgcccttgaactttcatcctcctgcctcagcctccctagccactgggattacaggcatgtgccactatgtgaTGAATTTGTGATAGCCCAGGAGCCACTGTGAAGTCCCTAGTCTACCTCAGGGTTTGTTCTCTTCTTGTGCATTCTGTGGGATTAGACAAAGTTTTTTCATCCTGTTAAACCTACAGAATTTCCCATAAGAGAATGTCCCCAAATTGGAGCCTTTTGGATTCCAGTGAAAGCACAGAGTGAATTGTCCAAAGCATTTCTTAGAGGACTTGCAGAGTGGCCTGCAGCAGGCCCTAGAGATGGACGTTGACAGCCAGAGGCTCTGGGTGGGGGAGTGTGTCTGcagccagggctcagggctgcccTGATGAGGGCCTGAGGCTCTGGCTCAGGTCGGGGCcagtttctttcagtgtttttgaGGCAACAACATCAACACCCTTATCTGCACCTGGGAGTGTTCCAGGCTTCTGCTGTCAGGTCACAGAGGTCAAGGCTTTCTGTGATCTTCCTTTCAGGACACAGCAGGATGGGGGGAGATAGGAGCTGAGCCTCCGAGCCTCCGTGTCCTTCCTGGGTGCATCATTAGATGGCCTCACTGCCCTAGAACGCCTGTGTCCACCTGTCCATCCCTCCCTTTCCCCACCCACCCCTGGCATTCGCGGATCTTGTTACAGTCTGTTGGCCTAGTGCCTGTGGCTGGGCTCCTGTGGCCTCTGTAGCCTTCCTtccttcagtgacacctgtggctccttctatgtcttgctggtgttttCAGCTCCCTTCTTTCTGGTTCTGTTTTTGCTGTGCTGGAGAGAACCAGCGGCTCCTGTGGCCAGGCGCTGCTCCACCTGCCTTCCCATCCTTCCCGTTTTCTCTGGATTACTTAAAATACctgatacaatgtaaatgctgtgtAAATAGTTGTTTACATAAAATCCTATGGTTTAGGGATTATGGCAAGGACAAAACAGCCCGCACATGCTCGGTACAGAGGCCGGCATCAGGGCCCAGCTACGCAGAGCACATCCCAAGGAACTGTGGTGGCTCTTGAGGCTAAGTTTCAAAGGGCGGggcaaaaaaaaaaggccagCCTTTCCTGGTGCTCAGAGCCCTGAGTTACTCTGCCCTGCCCACGGGACCCTTTTTATCAATTTCCAAAGCAGTGTTTCAGGCTGGGCTGCAGCCCCCCATGCAGAGCCCTCGCCCAGCCTGAGGGAGTCTGGATTCTGTCTCCAGCGCCACAAAAGCAAACAAAGCTCTTCAAAAGCTCATTTTCCTCTGTGTCAGGAAGCTGAATGTTTATTAGGCTGTCTTCATGCTGCACTTGAGAAAATAAACTCAGTTTCCTGATTCCCTCCCTCTCATGCCCAGCAAAAGGCACAGAGCAGAATGCCACCTTCCTTCCAAAAGactaatatttctttttctttttgcactggagactgaacccaggggcacttcattatttcacttcaccactgagccacatccccagacttatttatttttttattttgagacagggtcttgctaagttgctgaggctgggattgaacttgctatcctcctggctcagcctcctgagccactgggagtaaaggcgtgcaccactgcacccagtaaGAGCAaacatttctttactttttttgcaaatatattttttagttgtagttggacacaatacctttattttatttatttttatgtggtgctgaggattgaacccagcgtctctcacatgctaggcaaaggctctaccactgagccccaaccccagccaacATTTCTTAAACAGGCTTCTAAGAGCCAGGCCCTGATGGTGGACATGGCAGTGACTTCTTTTATCATTACAGTCTCTCACccaactttacagatgaggaaacagaggtcCACAGAGATAAAATCACTGGCCTAAGGTCACCCAGGTTGGAAGTGAGGCCTGAGCCCGGCCTGAGCCCGGCCTGAGCCCCAGCTTGTTGGGCTTCCAGGCTCTAGCCCTGAGCCAGAGGAGAACCAGAGATCCCCAGATCCAGCAGGGATTCTGGCCAGGGCCATGGGGGAGCTGAGAACTTCCATTTTTGTGTATGTTAGCGTTTGGAATTTACAGCATTAGCAATCACGACTGTGAAGTGGAGCCCATCTAGAACATGATGGCCCTCACTTGGCTGATGTGTGTCCTGTCACCTCAGCCCCGAGGAGGCTGGGCGCTACCTGGAGACCTACAAAGCCTACGAGCAGAAGCCTGCGGACCTTCTGATGGAGAAGCTGGAACAGAACTTCGTGTCTCGGGTgaggcctccctccctccctccctcccaggcaCCTCCCATGCCTTCCTGGGTCTCCCTGCAGCTCCTGGGTGGCCAAACTTAGTTCTGGTCCCAAGATGTGTCCATCTGGGCTCATggactctccctccctaccctgtCCCCCTCTGCCTTCCCACCCAACAGCACCCAGCGTGGTCTTCTAAGCGTAACACTGACCCTGTTCTCCCCAGCTCCCAACCCTGCCATGGCTCCCAGGGCCCTGAGGAAAGCCCAGCCTTGCAGTGCTGCGCAGGGCCTGTGTCCTCCCGGGCCTTCCTCATCCCTCTGAGCTTCCGTATTGTTCCCTCCACCCAGTAACCTGCCTCATCCCATCGGGCATCCCAGCTCAGATgttccctcctccaggaagccctccccaACCCCAGCCAGCAGAGGTTCTCCCTGTGCTCCTGTCCCAGGCCTGCCCACCTGTGTCCCCACTGGACTTCAGCCCAGGAGGGCAGGGCTGGAGGTGACTCCAAGCCTGTCCTGGCCCCAGCACCCCCAGCGCTCAGTAGACACTCAGGGAGTACTTGCTCGGTGGACTGTCAACTCTGGGCTCCAGTGAGGGACCCTGCCACTGGTGCCTTCCCTGGAGGTCCCCCTAGGAAGAAGTGACCTGGGTCACTTGGATTCTGCTGGCCACAGCTCCTGCATCCCAGCCTCCTCCTCCAAGCATGCACAGCAGTTCCAAACCCATCTCCTGAGGCAGGGAGGAAGTGACTTCCCCAGGTCCCACAGCTAGGGACTGGCAGGGCTGGGGTCTGAACCAGGGCAGCAGCCAGTACACCCAGGGACGCGGCCCTCACGGTGCTGGGGCGGGGCAGCATCTAAGCGCACCCCAGTCCATGTCCACAGATACCCGAGTCTTCTGGGTATTCCTGGGAATCTAATTTGCCCAAAAATGGAGGCCAGAGCGGTCAGCTCCCTTACCCTGGCTCATGCAGGGACAGGTGGTGGTGGACTGGTTTTGTACCCTGGGCCCCCCTCACCCCGGTGCCTGCAGTCTTCCCTGGGTGGAACCAACTCCTTCAGATAAGCAGGATTGATCTCACGTGTCCCACACCCTTGGCTAGTTGGGATCACTCTGATATGACCTTTTAATCAGTCCTCCCccagaaaaaaataagacattTATTGAGAGCCTCTTGCACAGTAGACAGTCTGGGGACCCAGCAGTGGCCCAGCCCTGCCCTCCGAGCTGTCTTACTGGGCTTTCTGTTGCTTCCTTCCAGGTCACTGAATGTCTGACCACCGTGAAGTCAGTCAACAAGACGGACAGTCAGACCCTCTTGGCCACTTTTGGAGTAAGGACCAGCTGCCCTGCTCTGCCAGGCGCTTCCCCTCCTTACCTTTCCTAAGAAGCCCACACCCCGCTGCATCCCAGTCCCCTGCATTCCTCGCGTCCCCTCAGGAGCACCCAAGGCCCTTCACCAGCTGGGCCAGGGTGGGGTCCAGTGTTCACCTGCCCTGACCCTTTGCCTCCACCCTCCCAGTCCCTGGAACAGCTCATGTCTGCATCACGGGAAGACCTGGCCTTGTGTCCGGGCCTGGGTCCCCAGAAGGTAAGCGTGCTGGGAAGGGACTTGAGGGGAGGGACCCTACACCAACCAGACCTCAGATCTCAGCGTTCAAAAGTCTCCAGAGGCCCAGCAACCATCtgcctgtatttatttttattttttaagttgtagttggacagagtacctttatttatttatttattttcatgtggtcct carries:
- the Ercc1 gene encoding DNA excision repair protein ERCC-1; translation: MEPGKDEEGVPQPAGPPTRKKFVIPLDEDEVPPAGAKPLFRSTRNLPAVETSAQEAPQTYAEYAISRPPGGAGASGPTGSGPLAGETPNQALKPGTKSNSIIVSPRQRGNPVLKFVRNVPWEFGEVVPDYVLGQSTCALFLSLRYHNLHPDYIHERLQSLGKTFALRILLVQVDVKDPQQALKELAKMCILADCTLILAWSPEEAGRYLETYKAYEQKPADLLMEKLEQNFVSRVTECLTTVKSVNKTDSQTLLATFGSLEQLMSASREDLALCPGLGPQKARRLFDVLHEPFLKVPR